A portion of the Streptomyces sp. NBC_00376 genome contains these proteins:
- a CDS encoding glycosyltransferase, giving the protein MHISFLLHNAYGVGGTIRTTFNLAGELAGHHDVEIVSVFRHRDVPALGAPEGVRMSHLVDLRKKSPTYDGDAAEYARPATVFPRGDSRYRQYSRLSDARVADHLRSLEADVVVGTRPGLNVHISRQARRGPVRIGQEHLTLDSHGYRLRREIAHRYPLLDAITTVTEADAHAYRTGFKLPGVRIEAIANSVPEPAVPPADGDHKWVIAAGRLHKVKRYDLLVRAFADVVAVRPDWRLRIYGGGDATGNERAALLALIAELGLHNHVFLMGPVNPLEAEWPKGSIAAVTSDRESFGMTIVEAMRCGLPVVATDCPHGPREIIDDGTDGRLVPVGDTAAVADALLGLIGDDEARHRAGRAALTASQRFDPSRIAERHERLFTELASRGPRDRSHGALSTTLHRARGTVLDGAYALRYKAAAVIRKGKTA; this is encoded by the coding sequence ATGCACATTTCTTTCCTGCTCCACAACGCATATGGAGTCGGGGGCACGATCCGCACGACGTTCAATCTCGCCGGGGAGCTGGCCGGGCACCATGACGTGGAGATCGTCTCGGTCTTCCGGCACCGTGACGTTCCCGCGCTCGGCGCCCCCGAAGGGGTGCGCATGAGCCACCTCGTCGATCTGCGGAAGAAGAGCCCGACGTACGACGGCGACGCCGCCGAATACGCACGCCCCGCGACCGTGTTCCCGCGCGGCGACAGCAGGTACCGCCAGTACAGCAGGCTGTCCGACGCAAGGGTGGCTGATCATCTGCGCTCCCTGGAGGCGGACGTGGTGGTCGGCACCCGGCCGGGGCTCAATGTGCACATCAGCAGGCAGGCCCGCCGGGGACCGGTACGGATCGGGCAGGAGCACCTCACCCTCGACAGCCACGGCTACCGGCTCCGCCGCGAGATCGCGCACCGCTACCCGCTGCTCGACGCGATCACCACCGTCACCGAGGCCGACGCCCACGCCTACCGGACCGGGTTCAAACTGCCCGGCGTACGGATCGAGGCCATCGCCAACAGCGTGCCCGAACCGGCGGTCCCGCCCGCCGACGGCGACCACAAATGGGTGATCGCCGCGGGCCGGCTGCACAAGGTCAAGCGGTACGACCTGCTCGTCCGGGCGTTCGCCGACGTGGTCGCGGTCCGCCCGGACTGGCGGCTGCGCATCTACGGCGGCGGCGACGCGACCGGGAACGAGCGAGCGGCGCTGCTCGCGCTCATCGCGGAACTCGGGCTGCACAACCACGTGTTCCTGATGGGACCGGTCAACCCGCTGGAGGCCGAGTGGCCCAAGGGGTCGATCGCCGCGGTCACTTCGGACCGCGAGTCCTTCGGCATGACCATCGTCGAGGCGATGCGCTGCGGCCTGCCGGTCGTCGCCACCGACTGCCCGCACGGCCCCCGCGAGATCATCGACGACGGCACCGACGGACGGCTGGTGCCCGTCGGTGACACGGCGGCCGTGGCCGACGCGCTGCTCGGCCTGATCGGCGACGACGAGGCACGGCACCGCGCGGGACGTGCCGCACTGACCGCGTCGCAGCGGTTCGACCCGTCACGGATCGCCGAACGCCATGAACGTCTCTTCACCGAACTCGCCTCGCGGGGCCCGCGCGACCGCTCGCACGGCGCGCTGAGCACCACACTGCACCGCGCCCGGGGCACCGTGCTGGACGGGGCGTACGCCCTTCGCTACAAGGCAGCCGCCGTGATCCGCAAGGGGAAGACCGCATGA
- a CDS encoding transferase produces the protein MTDSAGRRTPRADCTAGPGGGITFDLDLGRSEDGEAPELLLRLRGAKGAGGDGDTVRLPLSPLRDGRLRAVLPGAVEPAEGRWDVYLREPGADDGGAVAVEPGVRDLRLLVDHAPGSGRIAVRIPYPTLDGRLAVRCWLRAPHAEAGPVTFDGHGMTVEGTLYGTGLGADARVEARQPGADGRVLRVPVTGQEGAFAFTLPLDRLADGPVTAPQLWTLWLVPGTAEEAPAGGVRISRILDDVWDRKKIFVYPGRDAGEGCRATPCYSTDNDLCVRLEPEPAP, from the coding sequence ATGACCGACTCCGCAGGGCGAAGGACACCGCGGGCCGACTGCACCGCGGGACCCGGCGGCGGGATCACCTTCGATCTCGACCTCGGCCGCAGCGAGGACGGGGAGGCCCCCGAACTGCTGCTCCGGCTGCGCGGCGCCAAGGGCGCGGGCGGCGACGGCGACACCGTACGGCTGCCGCTGAGCCCGCTGCGCGACGGACGGCTGCGCGCGGTGCTGCCGGGGGCCGTGGAACCCGCCGAGGGGCGCTGGGACGTCTACCTGCGGGAGCCCGGCGCGGACGACGGCGGGGCGGTGGCCGTCGAGCCCGGCGTCCGGGACCTGCGGCTGCTCGTCGACCACGCGCCGGGCAGCGGGCGGATCGCGGTCCGGATCCCGTACCCGACCCTCGACGGCCGGCTCGCCGTGCGCTGCTGGCTGCGCGCACCGCATGCCGAGGCCGGACCGGTGACGTTCGACGGGCACGGAATGACGGTCGAGGGCACGCTGTACGGGACCGGCCTCGGCGCCGATGCCCGCGTCGAGGCGCGACAGCCCGGCGCCGACGGCCGGGTCCTGCGGGTGCCGGTCACCGGTCAGGAGGGCGCCTTCGCCTTCACGCTCCCCCTGGACCGGCTGGCCGACGGGCCCGTCACCGCACCGCAGCTGTGGACGCTCTGGCTCGTCCCCGGGACGGCGGAGGAAGCGCCGGCCGGCGGCGTACGGATCTCCCGCATCCTCGACGACGTCTGGGACCGCAAGAAGATCTTCGTCTACCCGGGCCGCGACGCCGGCGAGGGCTGCCGAGCCACGCCCTGCTACTCCACCGACAACGACCTCTGCGTACGGCTCGAACCGGAACCGGCGCCCTGA